In Halovulum dunhuangense, one genomic interval encodes:
- a CDS encoding divergent polysaccharide deacetylase family protein encodes MIRYLFGVVLGMAAVGAVLAAVAVLVPSENGPIAAMRDAGEAAPEAGPEAAPRPEPEPAPASEPEPAPTPEPAVPEPAAPEAGPEAAAPPIPEGPSLGTPAPGGDSGALGPSDDAAPSRIASAPQPAPQMAAPGAEAAPSVNVESAAVPQVGTISDDAAAELIEGDALAQNAVAFEAVGSQTLMAVILIDEGADSLLRGLVSSLGVPVTMGVTADIQNAGSVASAYRDAGVEVVAVLPSQGALGVTEGMSPAAVEPLLAEVFQRVPLATAVMDPINGPMPRDRDLTDAVLEALTVTGHGLLTHRGTGLNNVPLIADEAGVYSDVVYRVIDDNPGAANIALELGRGVLDASRGGSVIVVGRLRPETMDAIAAWTGSNEARSVTLAPVSAVLR; translated from the coding sequence ATGATCCGGTATCTTTTCGGCGTGGTTCTGGGAATGGCGGCCGTCGGCGCGGTGCTGGCCGCGGTGGCCGTGCTGGTGCCCAGCGAGAACGGCCCGATCGCGGCCATGCGCGATGCGGGAGAGGCGGCGCCCGAGGCCGGGCCAGAGGCCGCACCCCGGCCAGAGCCCGAGCCGGCACCCGCCTCAGAGCCCGAGCCAGCGCCCACGCCTGAACCGGCAGTGCCGGAACCCGCGGCGCCCGAGGCAGGACCGGAAGCGGCGGCCCCGCCGATCCCCGAGGGCCCGAGCCTGGGAACTCCCGCGCCGGGCGGGGACAGCGGCGCCCTTGGCCCGTCGGACGATGCGGCGCCTTCGCGCATCGCGTCCGCCCCCCAGCCCGCGCCCCAGATGGCCGCACCGGGGGCAGAAGCCGCACCCAGCGTGAACGTCGAAAGCGCCGCCGTGCCGCAGGTCGGCACGATCAGCGACGACGCCGCGGCCGAACTGATCGAGGGTGACGCGCTGGCGCAGAACGCGGTCGCCTTCGAGGCCGTCGGAAGCCAGACGCTGATGGCGGTGATCCTGATCGACGAGGGGGCCGACAGCCTGCTGCGCGGTCTCGTGTCGTCGCTGGGCGTGCCGGTCACCATGGGCGTGACCGCCGACATCCAGAACGCGGGCAGCGTCGCCAGCGCCTATCGCGACGCCGGCGTCGAGGTGGTCGCGGTCCTGCCCTCGCAAGGCGCGCTTGGCGTCACGGAGGGCATGTCGCCCGCCGCCGTCGAGCCGCTTCTGGCCGAGGTGTTCCAGCGGGTGCCGCTGGCGACCGCGGTCATGGATCCGATCAACGGCCCGATGCCGCGGGACCGCGACCTGACCGACGCGGTGCTGGAGGCGCTGACGGTGACCGGGCACGGGCTGCTGACCCATCGCGGCACCGGGCTCAACAACGTGCCGCTGATCGCGGACGAGGCCGGTGTCTACAGCGACGTGGTCTACCGGGTGATCGACGACAATCCGGGGGCGGCCAACATCGCGCTGGAACTGGGGCGGGGCGTGCTGGACGCGTCGCGCGGGGGCAGCGTGATCGTGGTGGGCCGCCTGCGCCCCGAGACGATGGACGCCATCGCAGCCTGGACCGGCAGCAACGAGGCGCGCTCGGTCACGCTCGCGCCCGTTTCGGCGGTGCTGCGCTGA
- a CDS encoding anthranilate synthase component II — protein MLLLIDNYDSFTYNLVHYLGSLGAEVVVRRNDALDVQAAMAMRPSGIVLSPGPCDPDQAGICLALTHAAAETGTPLLGVCLGHQTLGQAFGGKVVRHTEIVHGKPGIIHHKGQGLFEGLPSPFSATRYHSLVVAREGLPDCLEVTAWLEDGTIMGLRHRELPLQGVQFHPESIASEHGHRLLRNFLETVAEPA, from the coding sequence ATGCTGCTTTTGATCGATAACTACGACAGCTTCACCTACAACCTGGTGCATTACCTGGGCAGTCTGGGGGCAGAGGTCGTGGTCCGCCGCAATGACGCGCTCGACGTGCAGGCGGCGATGGCGATGCGCCCCTCGGGCATCGTGCTCTCGCCTGGGCCCTGCGATCCGGACCAGGCCGGCATCTGCCTTGCGCTGACCCATGCCGCGGCCGAGACCGGCACGCCGCTTCTTGGGGTCTGCCTCGGCCACCAGACGCTGGGCCAGGCCTTTGGCGGCAAGGTGGTGCGCCACACGGAAATCGTGCATGGCAAGCCCGGCATCATCCATCACAAGGGCCAGGGCTTGTTCGAGGGCCTTCCCTCGCCCTTCTCGGCCACGCGCTACCACTCGCTTGTCGTCGCGCGCGAGGGGCTGCCGGACTGCCTCGAGGTGACCGCCTGGCTCGAGGACGGCACGATCATGGGGCTGCGCCACCGCGAGTTGCCGCTTCAGGGGGTGCAGTTCCATCCCGAGTCGATCGCCTCGGAACATGGCCACCGGCTGTTGCGCAACTTCCTCGAGACCGTGGCGGAACCGGCATGA
- the trpD gene encoding anthranilate phosphoribosyltransferase — protein MSDPLKPLIARAAEGALTREEAEAAFSILMEGNATPAQIGGLLMALRVRGETVEEYAAAAAVMRRKCVKVRAPEGAIDIVGTGGDGKGTLNISTAAAFVVAGAGVPVAKHGNRNLSSKSGSADALSQMGISVMVGAAVVERALAEVGIAFMMAPMHHPAMRHVMPARQELGTRTIFNILGPLTNPAGVKRQLTGAFSRDIILPMAETLGALGSDRAWLVHGADGTDEISIAGVTHVARLDDGHVTLGEIHPEDAGLPVHAFDAILGGTPEENARALRALLAGEASAYRDAVLLNAAAALVIAGTAADLREGVARAAQSIDSGAAAARIAALAELTTKAAEAEK, from the coding sequence ATGAGCGACCCCCTCAAGCCGCTGATCGCGCGCGCGGCCGAAGGCGCGCTTACCCGCGAGGAGGCCGAGGCCGCCTTTTCCATCCTGATGGAGGGCAACGCCACCCCGGCCCAGATCGGCGGTCTGCTGATGGCGCTGCGCGTGCGCGGCGAGACGGTCGAGGAATACGCCGCCGCCGCCGCCGTCATGCGCCGCAAATGCGTCAAGGTCCGCGCCCCCGAGGGTGCCATCGACATCGTCGGCACCGGGGGCGATGGCAAGGGCACGCTCAACATCTCGACCGCCGCCGCCTTCGTCGTGGCCGGCGCGGGCGTGCCGGTCGCCAAGCACGGCAACCGCAACCTGAGTTCGAAATCCGGCTCGGCCGACGCGCTGTCGCAGATGGGCATTTCCGTCATGGTCGGCGCTGCGGTGGTCGAGCGCGCGCTTGCGGAGGTCGGGATCGCCTTCATGATGGCGCCGATGCACCATCCGGCAATGCGCCATGTCATGCCCGCCCGGCAGGAACTGGGCACGCGCACCATCTTCAACATCCTCGGGCCGCTGACCAATCCCGCCGGCGTCAAGCGCCAGCTGACCGGCGCCTTCAGCCGCGACATCATCCTGCCGATGGCCGAGACCTTGGGCGCGCTGGGGTCCGACCGGGCCTGGCTGGTCCATGGCGCGGACGGCACCGACGAAATTTCGATCGCGGGCGTGACCCATGTGGCGCGGCTGGACGACGGCCATGTCACCCTGGGCGAAATCCACCCCGAGGATGCCGGCCTGCCGGTCCACGCCTTCGACGCGATCCTCGGCGGCACCCCCGAGGAGAACGCCCGCGCGCTTCGCGCCCTGCTGGCGGGCGAGGCGTCGGCCTATCGCGACGCGGTGCTGCTGAACGCTGCAGCCGCGCTGGTGATCGCGGGCACTGCCGCCGATCTGCGTGAGGGGGTCGCGCGTGCGGCGCAAAGCATCGACAGCGGCGCCGCCGCCGCCAGGATCGCGGCGCTGGCCGAGCTGACGACCAAGGCTGCGGAGGCCGAGAAATGA
- the trpC gene encoding indole-3-glycerol phosphate synthase TrpC produces MSATVLDRIKAYKLEEIATAKSERPLPGVETAARAAQAPRAFEGALRRARAEGRYGLIAEIKKASPSKGLIRADFDPPALARAYVEGGAACLSVLTDAPSFQGRPEYLQAVRKAVDIPLIRKDFLYDPYQVAEARAWGADCILIILASVSDAQAAELEDAARGWGMDALIEVHDAGEMARAHKLKSRLVGINNRNLKTFETRLETTEELVAKAPEGALIVSESGLFTPADLARMAGCGVTTFLIGESLMRQPDVAAATAKLLADPVMKAAQ; encoded by the coding sequence ATGAGCGCGACGGTTCTGGACCGCATCAAGGCCTACAAGCTTGAGGAAATCGCCACGGCGAAATCCGAGCGTCCGCTGCCAGGCGTCGAGACGGCGGCCCGCGCCGCCCAAGCACCCCGCGCCTTCGAGGGCGCCTTGCGCCGTGCGCGCGCCGAAGGGCGCTACGGGCTGATTGCCGAGATCAAGAAAGCCTCGCCCTCCAAGGGGTTGATCCGCGCGGATTTCGACCCGCCCGCGCTGGCCCGCGCCTATGTCGAGGGGGGGGCCGCCTGCCTGTCGGTGCTGACCGACGCGCCCTCTTTCCAGGGGCGGCCCGAATACTTGCAGGCTGTGCGCAAGGCCGTCGATATCCCCCTGATCCGAAAGGATTTTCTATACGATCCCTACCAGGTGGCCGAGGCACGCGCCTGGGGGGCGGACTGCATCCTGATCATCCTTGCCAGCGTCAGCGACGCGCAGGCGGCGGAACTTGAGGATGCGGCGCGCGGCTGGGGCATGGACGCGCTGATCGAGGTACACGACGCCGGGGAAATGGCCCGTGCGCACAAGCTGAAATCCCGCCTTGTGGGCATAAACAACCGCAATCTCAAGACCTTCGAGACGCGGCTTGAGACGACCGAGGAACTTGTCGCCAAGGCCCCCGAGGGCGCGCTGATCGTGTCCGAAAGCGGGCTGTTCACGCCCGCGGACCTGGCGCGCATGGCGGGTTGCGGCGTGACCACCTTCCTGATCGGCGAAAGCCTGATGCGGCAGCCCGATGTTGCCGCGGCGACGGCGAAGCTGCTGGCGGATCCCGTGATGAAAGCGGCGCAATGA